A genomic window from Pyxicephalus adspersus chromosome 2, UCB_Pads_2.0, whole genome shotgun sequence includes:
- the LOC140324880 gene encoding olfactory receptor 6B1-like, whose translation MASNMSLEKGAKYNRTIMKEVHFLGFQTSKDVNIFVFIFLLMFYILTLGGNLLIIILVSYNKTLHTPMYFFLTQLSFSDILLTTDISPNFLYILLYEGGTMNFTICIFQYYIFIVTECTECLLLTIMSYDRYLAICNPLHYMSIMNKLLCMKLTMFSWLLSIGSMLISTITIANLDFCGPNLINHFFCDVSPLLNLSCSDTFVVQLEMVLLSVPILFLPFLFIVISYIYVILAILKIPSNTGKQKAFSTCSSHLTVVSIFYVTLIVIYDLPTSGQSLTISKLMSLLYTVGTPLMNPIIYSLRNKDMKIAFSKIKKVLKTCSCDGSKRWTVTE comes from the exons ATGGCGTCAAATATGTCTTTGGAAAAGGGG gCAAAGTATAACCGCACCATCATGAAAGAAGTACATTTTCTGGGATTCCAAACCTCCAAAGACGTCAACATTTTCGTCTTCATTTTCCTtcttatgttttacattttaactcTTGGTGGAAACCTCCTGATCATCATATTGGTTTCCTACAACAAGACCCTCCACACTCCaatgtacttcttcctcactCAACTCTCCTTTTCTGATATTTTGTTAACCACAGATATTTCCCCaaactttctttatattttactttatgaaGGTGGAACAATGAACTTCACAATCTGCATTTTTCAGTATTATATCTTTATAGTGACTGAATGTACAGAATGTCTTCTTCTGACCATCATGTCCTATGACCggtatttggccatctgtaacCCTCTCCATTATATGTCTATAATGAATAAGCTGTTGTGCATGAAGCTGACCATGTTTTCTTGGCTGTTGAGCATTGGTTCCATGTTGATCAGCACAATAACAATAGCAAATCTTGACTTTTGTGGGCCGAATTTAATTAACCATTTCTTCTGTGATGTTTCACCACTCCTAAATCTTTCTTGTTCTGATACATTTGTAGTTCAGCTAGAAATGGTTTTACTTAGTGTACCTATTCTTTTCTTGCCATTCTTATTTATTGTGATATcctatatttatgttattttggcCATCTTGAAAATCCCATCCAATACTGGAAAACAGAAGGCTTTCTCCACCTGCAGCTCTCACTTGACGGTGGTCTCCATATTTTATGTAACATTGATTGTTATTTATGATCTTCCAACAAGTGGACAGTCCTTGACTATAAGCAAATTAATGTCACTGCTTTATACCGTAGGAACACCACTGATGAATCCAATTATATATAGCTTGAGGAACAAAGATATGAAGATTGCCTTTTCTAAgataaaaaaggttttgaaaaCTTGTAGTTGTGATGGCAGTAAGCGATGGACAGTCACTGAGTAA
- the LOC140324886 gene encoding olfactory receptor 10AG1-like, with amino-acid sequence MGIPNQLKYNQTRISDVILLGFQSSKVVHMFLFTLIFVIYILTLCGNLLIITLVSYSKILHTPMYFFLTQLSLSDIILTTDICPNLLYIVVNENGTMSFTSCIFQHYIFATTECLECLLLTVMAYDRYLAICHPLHYTSIMNMLFCIQLVAMSWLLSIIIMMISTVTIACLEFCGPNTIDHFFCDALPLLHLSCSDTSLIQIEMILISVAVLFLPFLFIIISYSKVICTILKITSTAGKHKTFSTCSSHLTVVSIFYVTLIFTYGLPTKGQLLSISKLESLFYTVGAPLLNPIIYSLRNKDMKITFIKLLENLLTLYERHITMFKICCDSNRFISTEDKLHGK; translated from the exons ATGGGAATACCGAATCAG TTGAAATACAACCAGACCCGTATCTCTGATGTGATTCTATTGGGATTCCAAAGCTCCAAAGTTGTCCACATGTTTCTCTTCACTCTAATTTTTGTGATTTATATCTTAACACTTTGTGGAAACCTTTTGATCATCACTCTGGTATCTTATAGCAAGATCCTACACACTCCTATGTACTTCTTTCTCACCCAACTCTCTTTATCTGATATAATACTAACCACAGATATATGTCCAAATTTGCTTTATATTGTAGTCAATGAAAATGGGACAATGTCCTTCACCAGCTGCATATTCCAGCATTATATTTTTGCCACAACGGAATGTTTGGAGTGCCTTCTTCTGACAGTGATGGCCTATGAtcgatatttggccatctgtcACCCTCTGCATTATACTTCTATAATGAACATGCTATTCTGCATACAACTAGTTGCTATGTCGTGGCTGTTGAGTATTATTATAATGATGATCAGCACAGTTACCATTGCTTGTCTGGAATTCTGTGGACCCAATACCATCGACCATTTCTTTTGTGATGCTTTGCCTTTGTTACATCTTTCTTGTTCAGACACATCTTTGATTCAAATAGAAATGATTTTGATAAGCGTAGCTGTGCTCTTCCTAcctttcttatttattattatatcatatagTAAGGTTATTTGCACCATACTGAAAATCACATCAACTGCTGGAAAACACAAGACCTTTTCCACCTGTAGCTCCCATTTGACTGTAGTTTCCATATTTTATGTAACCCTAATCTTTACTTATGGCCTGCCAACCAAGGGACAATTATTGAGCATTAGCAAATTAGAATCACTGTTTTATACGGTAGGGGCGCCGTTGTTAAATCCAATTATTTACAGTTTGAGAAACAAAGATATGAAGATAACCTTTATTAAGTTATTAGAAAACTTGCTAACTTTATATGAAAGACACATAACAATGTTCAAAATCTGTTGTGATTCAAATAGATTCATATCTACAGAGGATAAACTGCATGGAAAATAA